ACTCCCTGGTCATGTTGTGGCTCACCACCAACTTCCTGGTCATGCTGTGGCTCACCACCAACTTCCTGGTCATACTGTGGCTCACCAACAACTTCCTGGTCATGCTATGGCTCACCACCAACTTCCTGGTCATGCTATGGCTCTCCGCCAACTCCCTGGTCATGCTGTGGCTCATTACCAATTTTCGGGTAATGATGTGGCTCACCATCAACTTCCTAATCATGCTGAGGCTCACCATCAACTTCCTAGCCATGCTGGGGCTCACCATCAACTTCCTAGTCATGCTGTGGCTCACCACCATCTCCCTGGTCATGCTGTGGCTCACCACCAACTccctggttatgttgtggctcaccaccaacactctggtCATGCTGTGGCTCATCAGCAACTCCCTGGTCATGCTGTggctcaccaccaacaccctggttatgttgtggctcaccaccaacaccctggtcATGCTGTAGCTCACCACCAACTCCCTGGTCATGCTGTGGCTCACCACCATCTCCCTGGTCATGCTGTGGCTCACCACCATCTCCCTGGTCATGCTGTggctcaccaccaacaccctggttatgttgtggctcaccaccaacaccctggtcATGCTGTGGCTCACCATCAACTTCCTAGTCATGCTGTGGCTCATCAGCAACTCCCTGGTCATGCTGTGGCTCACCACCATTTCTCTGGTCATGCTGTGGCTCATCAACAACTCCCTGGTCATGCTGAGGCTCAACACCATTTCCCTGGTCATGCTGTGGCGCACCACCAACTTCCTAGTCATGCTGTGGCTCACCACCATCTCCCTGGTCATGCTGTGGCTCACCACCAACTccctggttatgttgtggctcaccaccaacactctggtCATGCTGTGGCTCATCAGCAACTCCCTGGTCATGCTGTggctcaccaccaacaccctggttatgttgtggctcaccaccaacaccctggtcATGCTGTAGCTCACCACCAACTCCCTGGTCATGCTGTGGCTCACCACCATCTCCCTGGTCATGCTGTGGCTCACCACCATCTCCCTGGTCATGCTGTggctcaccaccaacaccctggttatgttgtggctcaccaccaacaccctggtcATGCTGTGGCTCACCATCAACTCCCTGGTCATGCTGTGGCTCACCACCATCTCCCTGGTCATGCTGAGACTCTCCACCAACTTCCTGGTCATGTTGTGGCTTACCACCAACTTCCTGGTAATGCTGAGGCTCACCACCAACTCTCTGGTCATGTTGTGGCTCACCACCAACTTCCTGGTCATGCTGAGACTCTCCACCAACTTCCTGGTCATGCTGTGGCTCACCACCAACTTCCTGGTCATGCTGTGGCTCACCACCAACTTCCTGGTAATGCTGAGGCTCACCACCATCTCCCTGGTCATGTTGTGACTCTCCACCAACTTCCTGGTCATGTTGTGACTCTCCACCAACTTCCTGGTCATGCTGTGGCTCACCACCAACTTCCTGGTCATGCTGTGGCTCACCACCAACTTCCTGGTCATGCTGAGACTCTCCACCAACTTCCTGGTCATGCTGTGGCTCACCACCAACTTCCTGGTCATGCTGTGGCTCACCACCAACTTCCTGGTCATGCTGTGGCTCATTACTAACTTCCTGGTC
Above is a window of Procambarus clarkii isolate CNS0578487 chromosome 11, FALCON_Pclarkii_2.0, whole genome shotgun sequence DNA encoding:
- the LOC138363547 gene encoding uncharacterized protein translates to MWLAITFLVILWITINSLVMLWLTTIFQIMLWLTTNFLVMLWLTTNFLVMLWLTTNSLVMLGLTTNFLVMLWLSTNSLVMLWLSTNFLVMLWLTTNFLVMLWLSINSLVMLWLTTNFLVMLWLTTNFLVILWLTNNFLVMLWLTTNFLVMLWLSANSLVMLWLITNFRVMMWLTINFLIMLRLTINFLAMLGLTINFLVMLWLTTISLVMLWLTTNSLVMLWLTTNTLVMLWLISNSLVMLWLTTNTLVMLWLTTNTLVML
- the LOC138363548 gene encoding uncharacterized protein gives rise to the protein MLWLTINFLVMLWLISNSLVMLWLTTISLVMLWLINNSLVMLRLNTISLVMLWRTTNFLVMLWLTTISLVMLWLTTNSLVMLWLTTNTLVMLWLISNSLVMLWLTTNTLVMLWLTTNTLVML